One stretch of Corallococcus exiguus DNA includes these proteins:
- a CDS encoding hybrid sensor histidine kinase/response regulator, with the protein MKPPVPRTPVLTPVTDLSHRRADEAPGAPLARILLVDDTPANLLALEAILEPLGQQVVSVRSGDEALKALLLDEYACVLMDVQMPGLDGLETARLVRTRERTKHLPILFITALSREAAYVTRGYEYGAVDYLLKPVDPNILRAKVSVFVELYLRGEKLRQQALELAERRRVEEELQRATELEQQLVGIVGHDIRTPLAAILTTANVQLSREVLPDAQRKAFERVARGGERIQGIVDQLLDFTRARVGGGIPVVPGAGDLNELCRKLVDELRAAKPERSILCDFARDSLPGVWDLDRLAQVVANLLDNALKYSPRDTPVRLRTFEQGVDTVYLEVQNAGAPIPAHLLPTLFQPFRRGDGPGQRESLGLGLYIARSIVEAHRGTLRVESTPDVGTIFSLCLPRQALVETRAHSACAGVSTPMTA; encoded by the coding sequence TTGAAGCCCCCTGTTCCCAGGACGCCCGTACTCACCCCCGTCACCGACCTGTCTCACCGCCGCGCCGATGAGGCGCCCGGTGCGCCACTCGCGCGCATCCTCCTGGTGGACGACACGCCGGCGAACCTGCTCGCCCTGGAGGCCATCCTGGAGCCGCTCGGTCAGCAGGTGGTGTCGGTGCGCTCCGGCGACGAGGCGCTGAAGGCGCTGCTGTTGGACGAGTACGCGTGCGTGCTGATGGACGTGCAGATGCCGGGGCTGGACGGCCTGGAGACGGCGCGTCTGGTGCGCACCCGCGAGCGCACGAAGCACCTGCCCATCCTCTTCATCACCGCGCTCAGCCGCGAGGCGGCCTACGTCACCCGGGGCTACGAGTACGGCGCGGTGGACTACCTGCTCAAGCCGGTGGATCCGAACATCCTGCGCGCCAAGGTGTCCGTGTTCGTGGAGCTGTACCTGCGCGGTGAGAAGCTGCGGCAGCAGGCGCTGGAGCTGGCGGAGCGCCGGCGCGTGGAGGAGGAGCTGCAACGCGCGACGGAGCTCGAGCAGCAGCTGGTGGGAATCGTGGGGCACGACATCCGCACACCGCTCGCGGCCATCCTCACCACGGCCAACGTCCAGCTGTCCCGTGAGGTGCTGCCGGACGCCCAGCGCAAGGCCTTCGAGCGGGTGGCTCGGGGCGGCGAGCGCATCCAGGGCATCGTGGATCAGCTGTTGGACTTCACCCGTGCGCGCGTGGGCGGCGGCATCCCGGTGGTGCCGGGCGCGGGCGACCTCAACGAGCTATGCCGCAAGCTCGTGGACGAGCTGCGCGCGGCGAAACCGGAGCGCTCCATCCTGTGCGACTTCGCCCGCGACAGCCTCCCGGGCGTGTGGGACCTGGACCGGCTGGCGCAGGTGGTGGCCAACCTGCTGGACAACGCGCTCAAGTACAGCCCGCGAGACACGCCCGTGCGCCTGCGCACCTTCGAGCAGGGCGTGGACACCGTCTATCTGGAGGTCCAGAACGCCGGGGCCCCCATCCCCGCGCACCTCCTGCCCACGCTCTTCCAGCCCTTCCGCCGCGGCGACGGCCCGGGCCAGCGCGAGAGCCTGGGCCTGGGGCTCTACATCGCGCGCAGCATCGTGGAGGCCCACCGCGGCACCCTCCGGGTGGAATCGACCCCGGACGTTGGTACGATCTTCTCCCTGTGTCTTCCGCGTCAGGCTTTGGTTGAGACACGCGCGCACTCCGCGTGCGCGGGCGTCTCCACGCCGATGACGGCGTGA
- a CDS encoding peptidoglycan recognition protein family protein — translation MTVRAPTPRATANAPASTAATAPRTAAPARAAAASTALTAPPAGLGKGDSGAKVKQLQQGLVKLGYMTQAQMNSGAGSFGPQTEAAVKKFQTANKISATGYYGAQTAAALTKALKTTTPPPTEPGKFTKPAVISAPSPNSDSRNGADIDTIVLHHTGTNNGSGDLSWMRNPDSKVSAHYMLDRDGKIYQLVGDTKRAWHAGKGELHGVPTDVNARSIGIEIVNDGSGKTAFTEAQYKSLTKLVGYLKQEYDVPAKNIVGHKDVAVPKGRKDDPAANFDWSRLRKGIGG, via the coding sequence ATGACCGTCCGCGCCCCGACCCCCCGCGCCACCGCCAACGCGCCCGCGAGCACCGCCGCCACGGCCCCCCGCACCGCCGCTCCCGCGCGCGCCGCGGCCGCGTCCACGGCCCTCACGGCGCCGCCGGCCGGCCTGGGCAAGGGCGACTCCGGGGCGAAGGTGAAGCAGCTTCAGCAGGGGCTGGTGAAGCTGGGCTACATGACGCAGGCGCAGATGAACTCGGGCGCCGGCTCCTTCGGGCCGCAGACCGAGGCGGCGGTGAAGAAGTTCCAGACGGCCAACAAGATCTCCGCCACCGGCTACTACGGGGCGCAGACGGCGGCGGCGCTGACGAAGGCGCTCAAGACGACGACACCTCCGCCCACCGAGCCCGGGAAGTTCACCAAGCCCGCGGTCATCAGCGCGCCCTCGCCCAACAGCGACTCGCGCAACGGCGCGGACATCGACACCATCGTGCTGCACCACACCGGCACCAACAACGGCTCCGGGGACCTGTCGTGGATGCGCAACCCGGACAGCAAGGTGTCCGCGCACTACATGCTGGACCGCGACGGGAAGATCTACCAGCTGGTCGGCGACACCAAGCGCGCGTGGCACGCGGGCAAGGGGGAGCTGCACGGCGTGCCCACGGACGTGAACGCGCGCTCCATCGGCATCGAGATCGTCAACGACGGCAGCGGCAAGACGGCCTTCACGGAGGCGCAGTACAAGTCGCTGACGAAGCTCGTGGGCTACCTGAAGCAGGAGTACGACGTGCCGGCGAAGAACATCGTCGGGCACAAGGACGTGGCCGTGCCCAAGGGCCGCAAGGACGATCCGGCGGCCAACTTCGACTGGTCCCGGCTGCGCAAGGGCATTGGCGGCTGA
- a CDS encoding efflux RND transporter periplasmic adaptor subunit, with amino-acid sequence MKPTLLLLSVLVGLTACKSSKAEHDDAHEHGHDEEAKEKLHVESGDVIHVHVPQEMLRDLRVTTAKVEARPGGESVTALGELTFSEDAYAEVSSPVSARVASVAVTTGQAVKQGQRLAELQSPELGRARADLQATQARATAARQAADRKRTLAEERIVARKDAQAAEADAAAAEAEVAAAKAALTALGAGSASGEGTSGFVLKAPIDGTVVERTARLGQMADPSQPLFRVGDLSSLWLIVHAFERDAVRLKPGADARVTFAAFPGQEFTAKVGHVGQRVDPHSRTIPVRLELDNGKGFLRPGMSASASIPLGEPGATLTAVPAAALQRLENGWVAFLPTPEAGVFEQREVGRGRSLGTQVEVLKGLAVGDEVVVEGAFLLKAEVEKSQGGGDEHGH; translated from the coding sequence ATGAAGCCCACGCTGCTGCTGCTGTCCGTCCTCGTGGGCCTCACCGCCTGCAAGTCCTCCAAGGCGGAACACGACGACGCGCACGAACACGGCCACGACGAGGAAGCCAAGGAGAAGCTCCACGTCGAGTCCGGTGACGTCATCCACGTGCACGTCCCCCAGGAGATGCTCCGGGACCTGCGCGTCACCACCGCGAAGGTGGAGGCCCGTCCGGGCGGAGAGAGTGTCACCGCGCTGGGCGAATTGACCTTCAGTGAGGACGCCTACGCGGAGGTGTCCTCGCCGGTCTCCGCGCGCGTGGCCTCCGTCGCCGTGACGACGGGCCAGGCCGTGAAGCAGGGCCAGCGGCTGGCGGAGCTCCAGAGTCCGGAGCTGGGCCGAGCCCGCGCGGACCTCCAGGCCACCCAGGCCCGCGCCACCGCCGCACGGCAGGCCGCGGACCGAAAGCGCACGCTGGCCGAGGAACGCATCGTCGCGCGCAAGGACGCGCAGGCCGCTGAAGCGGACGCGGCAGCCGCGGAGGCGGAGGTCGCCGCCGCGAAGGCCGCGCTCACGGCGTTGGGCGCGGGCAGCGCCAGCGGTGAGGGCACGTCCGGCTTCGTCCTCAAGGCGCCCATCGACGGCACCGTCGTGGAGCGCACCGCACGGCTGGGGCAGATGGCCGACCCGTCTCAACCGCTCTTCCGCGTGGGCGACCTGTCGTCGCTGTGGCTCATCGTCCACGCGTTCGAACGGGACGCCGTGCGCCTGAAGCCCGGCGCGGACGCGCGCGTCACCTTCGCCGCGTTCCCGGGCCAGGAGTTCACCGCGAAGGTGGGCCACGTGGGGCAGCGCGTGGATCCCCACAGCCGCACCATCCCCGTGCGCCTGGAGTTGGACAACGGCAAGGGGTTCCTGCGGCCGGGCATGTCCGCGTCCGCGTCCATCCCGCTGGGAGAGCCGGGCGCCACGCTCACGGCCGTGCCCGCGGCGGCGCTCCAGCGGCTGGAGAATGGCTGGGTGGCGTTCCTGCCCACGCCGGAGGCAGGCGTCTTCGAGCAGCGCGAGGTGGGCCGGGGCCGCAGCCTGGGCACGCAGGTGGAGGTCCTGAAGGGGCTCGCCGTGGGCGACGAGGTGGTGGTGGAGGGCGCGTTCCTGCTCAAGGCCGAGGTGGAGAAGTCCCAGGGCGGAGGCGATGAGCATGGACACTGA
- a CDS encoding ornithine cyclodeaminase family protein — protein MTLPAPRTLLLGPTDLRALVEGVGLDVLMDELIHALTVALREFDESVLQVPKREGFQVVSDSRPSGTMGWMPALRRGDSLTVRVSASLPGNRGDSGMPTLVASHSVYDVKTGHLAAVMDGVFATALRTGAASAVASRYLASPDSRVLGLVGCGAQAVSQLHALSRVFRLEQVLVHDIDPDAARSFVRRVAFLGLDVRPTLLPDLEMRSDILCTATTVAPGAGAVISGHALQPHAHVNAVGSDQPGKAELPLALLRRSLVVPDFPAQARQEGECQQLHPDQIGPDLATVVQQPEEFEGWRERNTVFDSTGHALEDHVVTRLLLEHARRMDLGTLVSLEALGGDPLDPYSLVRGDVAGRAESPRRATGS, from the coding sequence ATGACGCTCCCGGCTCCTCGCACCCTGCTGCTCGGCCCCACTGACTTACGCGCGCTCGTGGAAGGCGTGGGCCTGGACGTCCTGATGGACGAGCTCATCCACGCACTCACCGTGGCATTGAGGGAGTTCGACGAGTCCGTCCTGCAGGTCCCCAAGCGGGAGGGCTTCCAGGTGGTGAGCGACTCGCGGCCTTCCGGGACGATGGGCTGGATGCCCGCCCTGCGGCGCGGGGACAGCTTGACCGTGAGGGTGTCCGCCTCCCTCCCCGGCAACCGGGGTGACTCAGGAATGCCGACGCTCGTCGCATCCCACAGCGTCTATGACGTGAAGACGGGCCACCTGGCGGCGGTGATGGACGGGGTGTTCGCCACGGCGCTGCGCACCGGCGCGGCGTCGGCGGTGGCCAGCCGCTACCTGGCGTCTCCGGACAGCCGGGTGCTGGGGCTGGTGGGCTGCGGTGCGCAGGCCGTGTCTCAGTTGCATGCGCTCAGCCGCGTGTTCCGGTTGGAGCAGGTGCTGGTGCACGACATCGATCCAGACGCGGCGCGCTCCTTCGTGCGGCGCGTGGCGTTCCTGGGGCTGGATGTGCGGCCCACGCTGCTGCCGGACCTGGAGATGCGCTCGGACATCCTCTGCACCGCGACCACCGTTGCCCCGGGCGCGGGGGCCGTCATCTCCGGCCACGCGCTCCAGCCGCACGCGCACGTCAACGCGGTGGGCTCGGACCAGCCGGGCAAGGCGGAGCTGCCCCTGGCGCTCTTGCGCCGCAGCCTCGTCGTGCCGGACTTTCCCGCCCAGGCGCGCCAGGAGGGCGAGTGTCAGCAGCTCCACCCGGACCAGATTGGCCCGGACCTGGCCACCGTGGTGCAGCAGCCGGAGGAGTTCGAGGGCTGGCGCGAGCGCAACACCGTGTTCGACTCCACCGGCCACGCGCTGGAGGACCACGTGGTGACGCGCCTGCTGCTGGAGCACGCGCGGCGCATGGACTTGGGCACCCTGGTGTCGTTGGAGGCGCTGGGTGGAGACCCGTTGGACCCGTACTCGCTGGTGCGGGGTGACGTGGCCGGACGCGCCGAGTCGCCGCGCCGCGCCACCGGCAGCTGA
- a CDS encoding alpha/beta fold hydrolase — MNDNSTWIPVEGSDPIRAWVRRPASGTGPALLLLMVEAFEGNAHLKLMAERFSEEGYVVVVPDLASRGEPEEVDLKPVVAWARSLPEVVGLRGKKQVGALGYGLGGTLAAQLAAHAHVDCAVAYCAPGMEDVLAQGGENAAPMVVHYAEWDGFVPPAAVARVKQHVSVDVELYVYQGVRHGFFREGSPAWNRPSMMTAHTRTLALLKRVMGPRYDLAALWDKHTELEFAARDADATMKTMVSHPYVNSVPVMTGGVGAEYLHRFYENHFVHANPKDTKMTLLSRTVGADRVVDEFIFSFTHDIEMDWMLPGIPPTGKYVEAAFVAVVNFRGDKLYHEHIYWDQAAVLVQLGLIDRKGLPVTGAEAARKLLDETLPSNTLMEKWDESAPSNNRKAG, encoded by the coding sequence ATGAACGACAACTCGACGTGGATTCCCGTGGAAGGAAGCGACCCGATTCGTGCGTGGGTGCGACGCCCCGCCTCTGGAACGGGTCCGGCCCTGCTGCTGCTGATGGTGGAGGCGTTCGAGGGAAACGCCCACCTGAAGCTGATGGCCGAGCGCTTCAGTGAAGAGGGCTACGTGGTGGTGGTGCCCGACCTCGCCTCACGAGGAGAACCGGAAGAGGTGGACCTGAAGCCGGTGGTGGCCTGGGCGCGCTCGCTACCGGAGGTGGTGGGACTGCGGGGCAAGAAGCAGGTCGGCGCGCTGGGCTACGGGCTGGGTGGGACGCTGGCCGCGCAGCTGGCGGCGCACGCGCACGTGGACTGCGCGGTGGCCTACTGCGCGCCCGGCATGGAGGACGTGCTCGCGCAGGGCGGTGAGAACGCGGCCCCCATGGTGGTCCACTACGCGGAGTGGGACGGCTTCGTGCCCCCGGCCGCGGTGGCGCGGGTGAAGCAGCACGTCAGCGTCGACGTGGAGCTGTACGTGTACCAGGGCGTGCGCCACGGCTTCTTCCGCGAGGGCTCGCCGGCCTGGAACCGGCCCTCGATGATGACGGCGCACACGCGCACCCTCGCGCTGCTCAAGCGCGTGATGGGGCCGCGCTACGACCTGGCCGCGCTGTGGGACAAACACACGGAGCTGGAGTTCGCCGCCCGCGACGCGGACGCGACCATGAAGACCATGGTGTCGCACCCGTACGTCAACAGCGTGCCGGTGATGACGGGTGGCGTGGGCGCGGAGTACCTGCACCGCTTCTACGAAAACCACTTCGTGCACGCCAACCCCAAGGACACGAAGATGACCCTGCTGTCGCGCACCGTGGGCGCCGACCGTGTGGTGGACGAGTTCATCTTCAGCTTCACCCACGACATCGAGATGGACTGGATGCTCCCCGGCATCCCGCCCACCGGGAAGTACGTGGAGGCGGCCTTCGTGGCGGTGGTGAACTTCCGCGGCGACAAGCTCTACCACGAGCACATCTACTGGGATCAGGCCGCCGTCCTGGTGCAGCTGGGCCTGATTGACCGCAAGGGCCTGCCCGTCACCGGCGCCGAGGCCGCGCGCAAGCTGCTGGATGAGACCCTCCCGTCCAACACCCTGATGGAGAAGTGGGACGAGAGCGCGCCGTCCAACAACCGCAAGGCCGGCTGA
- a CDS encoding TolC family protein, giving the protein MPIRSATAALGLAAVLLWPRPGGADPSRITLQDVFALAREHAPALVEARARVRAAQGPLASAAPLLRENPQLDVQVGPRRLPNGVYGLDLALGLSQPFELGGKQGLRRDAARAGLSMEEARLRDAERLLLGDVAAAYLRLLQAGERKKLVEAAAEAAVRTVKATEQRYAAGDVPAVDVNVAKVAHARARAELQVADGEIFALREELEVRVGYRARPMVTYDDDLRSLARAPVREVTDGAGARADLVALEQEQVQAKAAATLGRRQVLPDVTVGARYQKEADETVFLGTLSVPLPVFARGQEARLVGEADASRAEQELTAARTVVPAQVQAAKYRYRASLGALGTLEQVLPLLDDNEALAQRSYDAGEMDLAAFLLVRRDTLEARAAWLDGLLRLALARVQLEVETGVLP; this is encoded by the coding sequence GTGCCCATCCGTTCCGCGACGGCCGCCCTCGGGCTGGCCGCCGTCCTGCTCTGGCCGCGCCCTGGTGGCGCGGATCCATCCCGCATCACCCTCCAGGACGTCTTCGCCCTGGCGCGCGAGCACGCCCCGGCGCTGGTCGAGGCCCGGGCCCGCGTCCGCGCAGCCCAGGGACCCCTGGCGAGCGCCGCGCCGCTCCTGCGCGAGAACCCCCAGCTCGACGTTCAGGTAGGCCCGCGCCGGCTCCCCAATGGCGTCTACGGCCTGGACCTCGCGTTGGGCCTGTCGCAGCCCTTCGAGCTGGGCGGCAAGCAGGGCCTGCGGCGTGATGCGGCGCGCGCGGGCCTGTCCATGGAGGAGGCCCGGCTGCGCGACGCGGAGCGGCTCCTCCTGGGAGACGTGGCCGCCGCCTACCTGCGTCTCCTGCAAGCCGGGGAGCGGAAGAAGCTGGTGGAGGCCGCGGCGGAAGCGGCGGTGCGCACCGTCAAGGCCACGGAGCAGCGCTACGCGGCCGGTGACGTTCCGGCCGTGGACGTGAACGTGGCGAAGGTGGCGCACGCCCGGGCGCGCGCGGAGCTCCAGGTCGCGGATGGCGAGATCTTCGCGCTGCGAGAAGAGCTGGAGGTCCGCGTGGGCTACCGCGCGAGGCCCATGGTGACCTACGACGATGATCTGCGCTCACTCGCGCGGGCGCCCGTCCGCGAGGTGACGGACGGCGCTGGAGCGCGCGCGGACCTGGTGGCCCTGGAACAGGAGCAGGTCCAGGCGAAGGCCGCCGCGACGCTGGGCCGGCGCCAGGTGCTGCCGGACGTGACGGTGGGCGCGCGCTACCAGAAGGAGGCGGACGAGACGGTGTTCCTGGGAACGCTCAGCGTCCCCCTGCCCGTCTTCGCTCGCGGCCAGGAAGCGCGCCTCGTGGGGGAAGCGGATGCAAGCCGCGCCGAGCAGGAGCTGACCGCCGCGCGCACCGTCGTGCCCGCCCAGGTCCAGGCCGCGAAGTATCGCTACCGCGCGAGCCTCGGCGCCCTCGGGACCCTGGAGCAGGTGCTGCCGCTCCTGGATGACAACGAGGCGCTGGCGCAGCGCTCCTATGACGCCGGGGAGATGGACCTCGCGGCCTTCCTCCTCGTCCGTCGCGACACGCTGGAGGCGCGGGCCGCGTGGCTCGACGGCCTGCTGCGATTGGCCCTTGCTCGTGTGCAGTTGGAAGTGGAAACGGGAGTCCTGCCATGA
- a CDS encoding methyl-accepting chemotaxis protein produces MRLSLSQKLTLAPLLVALFFTVLFFGYLIPRVSSAFEAQGRDVGGALPAALAATLPAAMPGGQTEALQAVLDQAVRHHQVAYVAVFDGTGQLRAVAGEYATAMRELRDRLARAQGEATFYVRDAELLDVSSRFANGAGTVHVGFNRTSARAQVRAITTGVSVVMVLALALFVVVGIVLARRVAAPLVQLTAAAQRIAEHGDLRETVRVEGSDEVAQLSKAFSLMVSKVKDLLQQLQGSSDLLRGSVDHLNDSAGRQNEMVSRHAAALQETQVTAQEIRQTSVVASRAAETVIDVAERAEVLGKTGEIAITESIEGMVALRAQVEQIAERIMALGERTEQISGITETVKDLADQSHLLAVNAAIEAARSGEHGKGFAVVAREIRGLADQSIRATNQVRGILADISTAIFATVEITAAGTQRMETGLAQVRTSGDTLRQLSSIVRDSVVSARQISQTVNQQATGIEQIFTAVNELNTVMGDTVKRIATTSESAVSLKLLSERVAAMVRDYRL; encoded by the coding sequence ATGCGACTCTCCCTTTCGCAGAAGCTCACGCTGGCGCCGCTGTTGGTGGCGCTGTTCTTCACTGTCCTCTTCTTCGGCTACCTCATCCCGCGTGTCAGCTCCGCCTTCGAGGCGCAGGGCCGGGACGTGGGAGGCGCGTTGCCCGCGGCGCTGGCGGCCACGCTGCCCGCGGCGATGCCCGGGGGCCAGACGGAGGCGCTCCAGGCGGTGCTGGATCAGGCGGTCCGCCACCACCAGGTGGCCTACGTGGCCGTCTTCGACGGGACCGGGCAGCTGCGCGCGGTGGCGGGCGAGTACGCCACCGCGATGCGGGAGCTGCGCGACCGGCTGGCCCGCGCGCAGGGTGAGGCGACGTTCTACGTGCGGGACGCGGAGCTGTTGGACGTGAGCTCGCGCTTCGCGAACGGCGCGGGCACCGTGCACGTGGGCTTCAACCGCACGTCGGCGCGCGCGCAGGTGCGGGCCATCACCACCGGGGTGAGCGTGGTGATGGTGCTGGCGCTCGCGCTCTTCGTCGTCGTGGGCATCGTGCTGGCGCGCCGGGTGGCGGCGCCGCTGGTGCAGCTGACGGCGGCCGCCCAGCGCATCGCGGAGCACGGCGACCTGCGCGAGACGGTGCGCGTGGAGGGCTCGGACGAGGTGGCCCAGCTGTCCAAGGCCTTCTCCCTGATGGTGTCCAAGGTGAAGGACCTCTTGCAGCAGTTGCAGGGCTCGTCGGACCTGCTGCGCGGCTCGGTGGACCACCTGAACGACTCCGCGGGCCGGCAGAACGAGATGGTGTCCCGCCACGCCGCCGCGCTGCAGGAGACGCAGGTGACGGCGCAGGAGATCCGCCAGACGTCGGTGGTGGCGTCGCGTGCGGCGGAGACGGTCATCGACGTGGCGGAGCGCGCGGAGGTGCTGGGCAAGACGGGCGAGATCGCCATCACCGAGAGCATCGAGGGGATGGTGGCGCTGCGCGCGCAGGTGGAGCAGATCGCCGAGCGCATCATGGCCCTGGGCGAGCGCACCGAGCAGATCTCCGGCATCACGGAGACGGTGAAGGACCTGGCGGACCAGTCCCACCTGCTCGCGGTGAACGCGGCCATCGAGGCGGCGCGCTCCGGGGAGCACGGCAAGGGCTTCGCGGTGGTGGCCCGGGAGATTCGCGGCCTGGCGGACCAGTCCATCCGCGCGACGAACCAGGTGCGCGGCATCCTGGCGGACATCAGCACCGCCATCTTCGCCACGGTGGAGATCACGGCCGCGGGTACGCAGCGCATGGAGACGGGCCTGGCCCAGGTGCGCACGTCCGGGGACACGCTGCGCCAGCTGTCCTCCATCGTGCGGGACAGCGTGGTGTCCGCCCGTCAGATTTCGCAGACGGTGAACCAGCAGGCCACCGGCATCGAGCAGATCTTCACCGCCGTCAACGAGCTCAACACGGTGATGGGCGACACGGTGAAGCGCATCGCCACCACCAGCGAGTCCGCCGTGTCGCTCAAGCTCCTGTCGGAGCGCGTGGCGGCGATGGTGCGCGACTACCGGCTGTAA